From a region of the Candida albicans SC5314 chromosome 1, complete sequence genome:
- a CDS encoding uncharacterized protein (Ortholog of C. dubliniensis CD36 : Cd36_06250, C. parapsilosis CDC317 : CPAR2_206820, Candida tenuis NRRL Y-1498 : CANTEDRAFT_125137 and Debaryomyces hansenii CBS767 : DEHA2G13266g), translating into MSELYFLRHGERIDHALREDPDAKPILEDYKPYDPSLSQNAIPQIEKLVDEICSLTQAFTDLESTQRKNVFIHFSPYLRCCQTADLLITDLKASLLKKYPNYKMRFQLLCDFALSEWIHDKMKNKPPFVDSDDAYNMYTPNLKSLKNKSACSMFRPTITLGQYNGLDLSYKDYQTRCKDYFKKLLATYEKPMYIKNKDIIIVVTHGYAVNNFLSYFINHPIFEELPEAKANFAKRVLKDDIKDVEDENDPANYTWKLVHDALDLIKEDDVDTTLNLETDIVYYKTNFIKKDELDVPKKNLVVEEDTKPRPSFKIKETSAAYESGRNLQTRQTYICPAARDWAPNLKHFLIKNEFKEKIMNDESFRKHYNISNHPSRPISPEVSPNSAPTRSNSVIDLSKIVSNDDLQPMKLKYSHTSEIPMHKINSRVNSQVNLSSFGKGSFPQPNGSNTDIFRTNSGSRGSSKEGSTTDLPRYISSMQNRSRSSSNPMTHVHVAHNAKDSYFPSTILGRVKSPESDVSIDSLGEPIPEELDSVLQAYQPTLNEPAGRNSPIESLNRARSLNKRRTNNPLFSSSTQRKSQQSLFQPSLTQLSKVNRQRSLSSGGENRPGSQQKLQRHYGKDNTYEDDGDSEEEEEESNEITDEEDDSNNSNDGNLFSLSFNSSQKKSTLEKAKSTSPSKSTGKRSRKNSFKYKPTTSTKDTGAKSRPIFYNFDSSGDSSSEEEEQEDQDTRKDDEEQDDMSMTKESKDKFVSQKSENKVDGDSDYFWFGNNNK; encoded by the coding sequence ATGTCTGAACTATATTTTCTACGTCATGGTGAACGAATTGATCACGCATTACGAGAGGATCCAGATGCAAAGCCAATATTGGAAGATTATAAGCCATATGATCCATCATTATCACAAAATGCCATTCCACAGATAGAGAAATTAGTGGATGAAATTTGTTCATTAACTCAAGCGTTCACTGATTTGGAATCTACACAACGTAAAAACGTCTTTATTCATTTCAGTCCGTATTTGAGATGTTGTCAAACTGCAGATCTATTAATAACCGACTTGAAAGcttcattattgaaaaagtatCCCAATTATAAAATGAGATTTCAGTTGTTATGTGATTTTGCCTTGAGTGAATGGATACAtgataaaatgaaaaataaaccaCCTTTTGTCGACTCAGATGATGCATATAATATGTACACCcctaatttgaaatcattgaaaaacaaaagtgCCTGCTCAATGTTTAGGCCAACTATCACATTAGGTCAATATAACGGTCTTGATCTAAGTTACAAAGATTATCAAACTAGATGCAAAGAttatttcaagaaattattgGCAACATATGAAAAACCAATGTatatcaaaaacaaagacaTCATTATCGTTGTAACACATGGATATGCAGTGAACAACTTTCTATCTTACTTTATCAATCATCCGATTTTCGAAGAACTTCCTGAAGCAAAAGCAAATTTTGCTAAAAGAGTTTTGAAAGATGATATCAAGGATGTCGAAGACGAGAATGATCCTGCAAATTATACTTGGAAATTGGTACACGATGCCttggatttgattaaaGAAGATGACGTAGATACCACGTTGAATCTAGAAACTGATATTGTATActacaaaacaaattttattaaaaaagaTGAGTTGGATGTTCCCAAGAAGAATCTAGTGGTTGAGGAGGACACTAAACCAAGACCttcattcaaaatcaaagaaactTCAGCTGCTTATGAAAGTGGTAGAAATCTACAGACAAGACAAACTTATATTTGTCCTGCTGCAAGGGACTGGGCCCCCAATTTGAAACATTTCCTTATAAAAAACGAATTTAAGgagaaaataatgaatgaTGAATCGTTTCGAAAACATTATAACATAAGCAATCATCCTTCACGCCCTATAAGTCCTGAAGTATCCCCAAATTCAGCACCAACAAGATCAAATTCGGTTATTGATTTGTCCAAAATTGTCAGTAATGATGACCTACAACCCATGAAATTAAAGTACTCACACACTTCAGAAATACCAATGCATAAGATCAACTCAAGAGTGAATTCACAAGTAAATCTTTCTTCGTTTGGGAAAGGGTCATTTCCTCAACCTAACGGTTCCAATACCGATATTTTCAGGACCAACAGTGGATCACGTGGTTCATCGAAAGAAGGTTCCACCACTGATTTACCAAGATACATTTCCTCAATGCAGAATCGAAGTAGATCCAGTTCTAATCCTATGACGCATGTTCATGTTGCACATAACGCCAAAGATTCATATTTCCCATCTACCATATTAGGCAGAGTCAAGTCTCCAGAATCAGATGTTTCGATAGATTCTTTGGGCGAGCCTATACCGGAGGAGCTCGATAGTGTCCTTCAAGCATATCAACCAACTCTTAATGAACCGGCGGGAAGAAATTCGCCTATCGAGTCTTTGAATAGAGCCAGATCCTTGaataaaagaagaacaaatAATCCACTTTTCTCATCCTCCACCCAAAGAAAACTGCAACAGCTGTTGTTCCAACCTTCTTTAACTCAACTCAGCAAAGTAAATCGACAAAGATCGCTCAGTTCAGGTGGTGAAAATAGACCTGGGCTGCAACAGAAGCTACAACGTCATTATGGGAAAGATAACACTTATGAAGATGACGGCGAttcagaagaagaagaggaagaatcaaatgaaattaCTGACGAAGAGGACGATTCTAACAATTCAAACGACGGAAACTTGTTCTCGTTgtctttcaattcatcacaGAAAAAGTCAACGCTTGAAAAAGCAAAACTGACATCACCTCTGAAATCTACTGGAAAACGTTCAAGAAAGAATTCATTCAAATATAAGCCAACAACTTCTACTAAAGATACCGGAGCTAAAAGTCGTCCAATATTTTACAACTTCGACAGTAGTGGTGACTCTTCatctgaagaagaagaacaagaagatcAGGATACTCGTAAGGATGATGAAGAACAAGATGATATGCTGATGACAAAGGAAAGTAAGGATAAATTTGTGCTGCAAAAGAGTGAAAACAAAGTGGATGGGGATTCTGATTATTTTTGGTTcggtaataataataaatag
- the VPS34 gene encoding phosphatidylinositol 3-kinase (Autophosphorylated class III phosphatidylinositol 3-kinase; required for normal vesicle transport, hyphal growth, fibroblast adherence, virulence in mouse systemic infection; growth-regulated; caspofungin and hydrogen peroxide sensitivity): protein MATLSQPQSALPKTKIATTFGLSKDLKSPISVKVCYLECTRNNVSLVPLSTKFEDPTVFKKLSQIYKNSDLFVEIRVYDGKNNNLISTPVRTSYKAFNNKGRTWNQQLKLNIDYNQISIDAYLKFSICEIIDTKPSVFGVSYLSLFSHDSSTLRSGSHKIPVFMEDDPQYSKNIQYGTLIGLTDLEKRLIDYENGKYPRLNWLDKMVLPKVDATFLKTNNKDHDYYLYIELPQFEFPIVYSDIIYQIPTIEPITETTSKIPPDDTLNSNIIINSIDIPMATSHDPSIMKVYDPDFHITANNHLNPNATTFDPVELKYRKLERNIDNNTILDKELKPTPQLRDELLRIMIKPSNAELTDNEKNLIWKFRYYFSKNNSGNDPSNKSVKSFLPKFLRSINWENDYELDHTFKEIIPFYWNVDKLQIGDALELLGDYFNPYTLGKPTYQDDSMTSKSSKMKSDEKRFIKIYNNVCFLRKLAVERLKLANSEELLLYLLQLVQALKYEALIYEKSPPFCERSDQIEDNASSTLKSPLADFLIERAVENEKLGNFFYWYVKVENEDQLNNPHIDGPIKIYMDILNRYIELLKAHCHENRLPYYKHLKHQIWFIKKLTSLVELLRASFKKNEATAKKVEYLREYLANSGNELLKFPEPFPLPLDPSVMICGCYPEESSVFKSSLAPLKITLKTIEKKKHGHATSQLFGKRSRYGKYPLMFKIGDDLRQDQLVIQIIDLMDQLLKNENLDLKLTPYKILATSPISGLIQFVPNETLDSILSKTYPTSVTYSGGGETSDVPPSVSNNGILNYLRLHSQEQQSEEPISKSILSTNTSQSNTEIPVLPRQPKPTITSDLGVSPILMDNYVKSCAGYCVITYILGVGDRHLDNLLLSPNGKFWHADFGYILGRDPKPFPPLMKLPIQVIDGMGGLHHENYNVFKSYCFITYTTLRKNSNLILNLFQLMLDANIPDIQFDPSRVIEKVQEKFCLQMTEEEAILHFQNLINDSVNAFLPVVIDRLHSLAQYWRA from the coding sequence ATGGCGACACTCTCACAACCACAAAGCGCACTACCTAAAACAAAGATAGCGACTACTTTTGGTTTGTCCAAGGATTTGAAATCGCCTATATCAGTTAAAGTTTGCTATTTGGAATGCACAAGAAATAATGTCTCTTTAGTcccattatcaacaaaatttgaagatCCAACTGTATTCAAGAAGCTATCTCAAATATATAAGAACTCGGATctatttgttgaaattagAGTTTACGATGGTAAGAATAACAATCTAATCAGTACACCGGTGCGGACGTCTTACAAGGCATTTAACAACAAGGGAAGAACCTGGAATCAAcagttgaaattgaatatagattataatcaaatatcaattgatgcATACTTAAAGTTTTCTATTTGTGAAATCATTGATACCAAGCCATCAGTATTTGGAGTTTCATATTTATCGCTTTTCAGCCATGATTCATCAACACTACGAAGTGGATCACATAAAATTCCCGTGTTTATGGAAGACGACCCACAATATAGTAAAAATATTCAGTATGGAACTCTAATTGGTTTAACAGACTTGGAAAAaagattaattgattatgaaaatGGCAAATATCCTAGGTTGAATTGGTTAGATAAAATGGTTCTTCCTAAAGTTGATGCCacttttttgaaaacaaacaataaagaccacgattattatttgtacATTGAATTACcccaatttgaatttccaATTGTATATTCTGATATTATTTACCAAATCCCAACAATTGAACCCATAACTGAAACTACTTCTAAAATCCCCCCAGATGATACATTGAATAGTAACATTATAATTAATTCGATAGATATTCCAATGGCCACATCACACGATCCTAGTATAATGAAAGTGTACGATCCAGATTTCCATATAACAGCAAACAATCATCTAAATCCAAATGCTACTACTTTTGATCCAGTTGAGTTAAAATACCGTAAGTTAGAAAGAaacattgataataatacaatCTTGGACAAAGAATTGAAGCCAACTCCACAATTGAGAGATGAATTACTAAGAATTATGATCAAACCTTCAAATGCAGAACTAACAGATAATgagaaaaatttgatttggaaatttcGTTATTATTTTAGTAAAAACAATTCTGGGAATGATCCAAGTAACAAATCAGTAAAGTCTTTTTTACCCAAATTCTTAAGGTCAATAAACTGGGAAAATGATTATGAGCTAGATCACACgtttaaagaaataattcCATTTTACTGGAATGTTGATAAGTTGCAAATTGGGGATGCTTTGGAATTGTTAGGTGATTATTTTAATCCGTACACATTGGGTAAACCGACATATCAAGATGATTCTATGACGTCAAAAAgttcaaaaatgaaaagtgATGAAAAACGGTttataaaaatttacaataaTGTTTGCTTTTTGAGGAAATTAGCAGTTGAAAGATTAAAATTGGCTAATAGTGAAGAACTTTTATTGTATTTACTTCAATTAGTTCAAGCATTGAAATATGAGGCATTGATATATGAAAAAAGCCCACCATTTTGCGAAAGATCTGATCAGATTGAAGATAATGCATCGTCGACTTTAAAGTCACCATTGGCTGATTTCTTAATTGAAAGAGCAgtagaaaatgaaaaattgggtaATTTCTTTTACTGGTATgttaaagttgaaaatgaagatcAACTCAATAATCCTCATATCGATGGCCCAATCAAAATCTACATGGATATTCTTAATCGCTATATTGAATTGCTAAAAGCACATTGTCATGAAAATAGACTTCCTTACTATAAGCATTTAAAACATCAAATATGGTtcatcaagaaattaaCTTCTTTGGTAGAGTTATTACGTGCTTCATTTAAGAAAAACGAGGCAACAGCAAAGAAAGTTGAATATTTGCGGGAGTATCTAGCAAATTCTGGGAATGAATTGTTAAAATTCCCTGAACCTTTCCCATTACCACTTGATCCATCAGTTATGATATGTGGATGTTATCCTGAGGAATCATcagttttcaaatcttcatTGGCACCATTAAAAATTACTTTAAAAACcattgaaaagaagaaacacGGACATGCCACTTCGCAATTATTTGGAAAACGATCTAGATATGGGAAATACCCGTTAATGTTTAAAATAGGTGATGATTTAAGACAGGATCAATTGGTAATTCAAATCATAGACTTGATGGATCAACTTTTAAAGAATGAAAATCTTGATTTGAAACTTACACCATATAAAATATTGGCTACTAGTCCAATTTCCGGgttgattcaatttgttcCAAATGAAACTTTGGACTCTATTTTGTCCAAGACATATCCAACATCGGTCACATAttctggtggtggtgaaaCTTCTGATGTACCACCGTCAGTATCAAACAATGGTATTTTAAATTATCTTCGTCTTCATAGTCAAGAACAACAATCCGAGGAACCTATATCCAAAAGTATTTTAAGTACAAATACCAGTCAGTCCAATACCGAGATACCAGTTTTACCACGTCAACCTAAACCAACAATAACTTCAGATTTGGGTGTATCACCGATTCTTATGGATAATTACGTCAAGTCATGTGCTGGTTATTGTGTAATTACCTATATTTTGGGTGTTGGAGATAGACACTTGGACAATTTATTACTTTCACCCAATGGGAAGTTTTGGCATGCCGACTTTGGATATATACTCGGCCGTGACCCTAAACCTTTCCCTccattaatgaaattgccTATACAAGTAATCGATGGGATGGGAGGGTTACATCACGAGAATTATAATGTTTTCAAGAGCTATTGTTTTATCACATACACAACATTGCGTAAAAATAGTAACTTGATTTTGAACTTGTTCCAATTGATGTTGGATGCCAATATCCCagatattcaatttgatcCACTGAGAGTGATTGAAAAGGTACAAGAAAAGTTTTGTTTACAAATgactgaagaagaagcaatTTTacatttccaaaatttgattaatgatAGTGTGAATGCGTTTTTGCCTGTTGTTATAGATAGATTACATAGTTTAGCACAGTATTGGAGAGCTTAA
- the CYK3 gene encoding Cyk3p (Essential protein involved in cytokinesis; contains an SH3 domain) encodes MTSTALPPLPFKVKTIVSWAGEEEGDLGFMENEIVQVFSIVDESWWSGKLRRNGAEGIFPKDYVTILEDKLNHSMSSLSLQDGRTTPTKQMDDHSRRSAGTTPLGNFSKLKTSQSFANDSIEYDQDHSFNQSFDDRYSKPFTPTKGNVRSSKYMSSAMNHPKNKLTYQQQEELLRKKEKEIEYFRSMQQQQNYQVKPKVNDSKRLSFQHTHHSSPDVASRLHQMDYTSPTSIKSPSYGDVPHSQNGKYQHLLNNYVATSDSTPTKTSKRATMASYEPEFLDEFDEIAKKKAQLEIELERLKQLEKLSK; translated from the coding sequence ATGACATCAACTGCATTGCCTCCACTCCCATTCAAAGTGAAAACTATTGTGTCATGGGCAGGTGAGGAAGAAGGAGATTTGGGGTTCATGGAGaatgaaattgttcaaGTTTTTTCCATTGTCGATGAAAGTTGGTGGAGTGGAAAATTACGAAGAAATGGTGCTGAAGGGATATTTCCCAAGGACTACGTGACAATTTTGGAGGACAAATTAAACCATTCCATGTCATCCTTGTCATTGCAAGATGGGAGAACTACACCAACCAAACAAATGGATGATCACAGCAGAAGAAGTGCTGGAACAACCCCACTTGGGAATTTCTccaaattaaaaacaagTCAAAGTTTTGCCAACGATTCAATAGAGTATGACCAAGACCATAGTTTTAACCAAAGCTTTGATGACAGATATTCGAAACCATTTACACCGACAAAGGGAAATGTTCGATCTTCTAAATACATGCTGTCTGCCATGAATCAtccaaaaaacaaattgactTATCAACAGCAAGAAGAGCTATTAagaaaaaaggaaaaggaaattgaatatttcaGATCCatgcaacaacagcaaaaCTATCAGGTCAAACCAAAAGTCAATGATTCCAAACGGTTATCATTTCAACATACACATCATAGTAGTCCAGATGTTGCATCTAGGCTCCATCAAATGGATTATACATCACCAACAAGCATAAAATCGCCATCTTATGGTGACGTACCACATTCTCAAAATGGCAAATATCAGCATTTGCTAAACAATTACGTCGCTACCTCGGATTCTACGCCAACAAAAACCAGCAAGAGGGCCACCATGGCCTCTTATGAACCAGAGTttcttgatgaatttgacGAGATTGCTAAAAAGAAAGCCCAGttggaaattgaattggagAGATTAAAACAGTTGGAAAAATTATCCAAAAA